A stretch of the Ornithodoros turicata isolate Travis chromosome 4, ASM3712646v1, whole genome shotgun sequence genome encodes the following:
- the LOC135392610 gene encoding protein phosphatase inhibitor 2-like translates to MDQQPNTSTGQQSGEGQEPAKSPSASQAQSPSPQPPAQSSSPATTEPMSGKVLRSGLKSGKSKSKSKKGILKQSFSFEQIQSTDTIKWNEENIIKTLHPADKDYGHMKVDEPKTPFNYEYKAEDSTGQIDPNQLLKKLEEGATAPPTAVQEAHAKEEEEERKRREFERKRKMHYNEFQRVKEMRERMKNKKPEDEDED, encoded by the exons ATGGACCAACAACCAAATACGTCAACGGGACAGCAATCTGGAGAAGGTCAAGAGCCGGCAAAATCTCCGTCCGCGTCACAGGCTCAGTCCCCGTCCCCTCAGCCTCCGGCTCAGTCATCGTCACCTGCCACTACG GAACCGATGTCCGGAAAAGTTCTCAGGTCTGGTCTCAAATCTGGCAAGTCCAAGTCCAAGTCAAAGAAGGGAATTCTGAAGCAATCATTTAGCTTTGAACAGATACA GTCGACAGACACTATCAAGTGGAACGAGGAGAACATAATAAAGACGTTGCATCCGGCGGATAAGGATTACGGTCATATGAAAGTGGACGAGCCCAAGACCCCTTTTAACTACGAATACAAAGCAGAAGATAGCACCGGACAGATCGATCCCAACCAGCTCCTCAAAAA GCTCGAAGAGGGCGCCACCGCGCCACCTACGGCGGTGCAAGAAGCCCATGctaaagaggaggaggaag AGCGCAAGAGACGAGAATTCGAAAGAAAGCGCAAGATGCACTACAACGAGTTTCAACGGGTCAAGGAGATGAGAGAGAGGATGAAGAACAAGAAGCCGGAGGACGAAGATGAAGACTGA